The following coding sequences lie in one Candidatus Nitrospira allomarina genomic window:
- a CDS encoding response regulator has product MNHLFSSSPSAENLMNTAAVPLRPGRFEKGLALQFLSGQYSGWPVVDSTREILGVVTELRLLQACSRVNSLDELMVEDTMSTPVFVFEQDPLDVVMKLMVQSQVLRMPVVRERQLVGVISRGDVLRYSLPLSSPASQFVFSCGWCERVYDPSERLIGTDDWQTLDAYLSSHQLTFSDIEPAQTYCPSCLEILQALQTTSHGSSRAGTVVHQEVRPCLLVVDDDPSIAGLLVQALQEWGYEVLVARNGREGLDLLGGRCVDGILLDMHMPIMDGRTMLDELRWLGHQMPVLMMSGASETSLLRRMLQEGAQGFFLKPFHLASVQQACRKIFQNDEDKAEVSSRFHVA; this is encoded by the coding sequence ATGAACCACCTTTTTTCATCTTCTCCGTCGGCGGAAAATCTGATGAATACCGCAGCCGTTCCTCTTCGACCCGGTCGTTTTGAGAAGGGTTTGGCTTTGCAATTTCTCTCCGGTCAATACAGCGGATGGCCGGTAGTCGATTCCACCAGAGAAATCCTGGGCGTCGTGACCGAACTTCGTCTGTTACAAGCCTGTTCCCGCGTGAATTCCCTGGATGAACTCATGGTCGAAGACACCATGTCTACGCCGGTATTTGTGTTTGAGCAGGATCCGCTCGATGTCGTGATGAAGTTGATGGTTCAAAGCCAGGTTTTGAGAATGCCGGTGGTTCGTGAGCGGCAGCTTGTCGGAGTCATTTCCCGGGGAGATGTCTTACGGTATAGCCTCCCGTTATCTTCGCCTGCCTCCCAATTCGTGTTTTCCTGTGGCTGGTGTGAACGGGTTTATGATCCCTCTGAGAGGCTGATCGGAACAGATGACTGGCAAACCTTGGATGCCTATTTATCAAGCCATCAACTCACATTTTCGGATATCGAGCCGGCGCAAACCTATTGCCCTTCCTGTCTGGAAATTCTTCAGGCGCTTCAAACCACATCGCATGGCAGCTCGCGTGCCGGGACCGTTGTCCATCAGGAGGTCCGTCCCTGTTTGTTGGTGGTCGATGATGATCCATCCATAGCCGGGTTGTTGGTTCAAGCCCTTCAGGAGTGGGGCTATGAGGTGCTTGTTGCGAGAAATGGGCGGGAGGGCCTTGATCTGTTGGGCGGCCGTTGCGTGGATGGAATTTTACTGGATATGCACATGCCCATCATGGATGGGCGTACCATGTTGGATGAACTACGGTGGTTGGGACATCAGATGCCGGTGCTCATGATGTCGGGAGCGTCAGAGACATCCTTGCTCCGGCGGATGTTGCAGGAAGGTGCTCAAGGATTTTTCCTGAAACCGTTTCATCTCGCTTCCGTCCAACAGGCCTGTCGCAAGATTTTTCAAAACGATGAGGATAAGGCAGAGGTCTCCTCTCGTTTCCATGTGGCTTGA
- a CDS encoding response regulator transcription factor, with product MKGQVPVPVSHPSYPSSCAGKSSRDLPRIMLADDHPMVLEGVAKLVEDFGVVVGKVEDGRLLIEVASHLNPDVVIMDISMPSLNGLESARHLQKLVPRSKIIFLTMHADPAYITAAFEAGASGYLMKRSAGSELQLAVKTVLAGRRYVTPLALRGEVSLNDFLGGEKSLFKLLIPRQREVLQLIAEGRSTKAIATLLNISTKTVEFHKAKVMETLGMHTIPELTQFAVAQGLVEK from the coding sequence TTGAAGGGTCAAGTGCCGGTGCCGGTCTCACATCCTTCTTATCCAAGCTCATGTGCCGGGAAATCCTCAAGGGACCTTCCCCGTATTATGTTGGCAGATGATCATCCCATGGTCTTAGAGGGGGTGGCAAAGCTTGTAGAGGATTTTGGCGTGGTCGTGGGGAAAGTGGAAGATGGACGATTACTGATTGAAGTCGCTTCACATTTGAACCCGGATGTGGTGATCATGGATATTTCAATGCCGAGTTTAAATGGGCTGGAATCGGCACGCCATCTCCAAAAACTTGTTCCCCGTAGTAAAATCATTTTTCTGACGATGCATGCGGATCCCGCTTATATTACTGCGGCATTTGAGGCCGGAGCCTCCGGATATCTCATGAAACGGTCTGCCGGTTCAGAACTGCAGTTGGCGGTAAAGACGGTGTTGGCGGGCCGCCGGTATGTCACGCCTCTCGCCCTGCGGGGGGAGGTCTCGCTTAATGATTTCCTGGGAGGGGAAAAATCGTTGTTTAAGCTACTTATTCCTCGTCAGCGGGAAGTCTTGCAGTTGATCGCCGAAGGCCGTTCCACCAAAGCCATCGCTACCCTTCTCAATATTTCCACCAAAACGGTAGAATTTCATAAAGCCAAGGTCATGGAAACTTTAGGGATGCATACGATTCCAGAGTTAACCCAGTTTGCGGTTGCTCAAGGCCTGGTTGAGAAGTAG